A single window of Mycobacteriales bacterium DNA harbors:
- a CDS encoding AAA family ATPase has protein sequence MVGRDGELAAVHDALLGEGGARALVLSGPPGIGKTTMYEAAIRIAGAGNHRVLSTGGSSTEAPRPFSALIELCDDIDGDELARLPDVQRLALEVALLRRTHDAEPPDPRAIALGFRAVVQNACESAPMLIAIDDVQWIDPSSLDVLSFLARRLRHEQVCFVMTRSSEAPVTIERSFASDAVQLLAVGPLSFGAVRRLLLDRLGLSLPRSVLHRMVDVTGGNPLFLLELGRELLALETPPSVDNLPIPARIEELLERRVDELPPGARRALMLLALCPDLGLDGLAQLVGPDPLDDIVDLRLVQVDGHRVRPTHPLLGAAAVRDAGQRVRRELHLSLAATITDPEQQAMHLALASTTTDHELSGTLARSAARASARGARQQAAELAGHALRLTPPQSAYRSERVLAFAECLETAGEMQRMTDVLTAEMDALPPGPERARAWLMLAEGPGSRSLADLAEMRRLALAEAPDDAVVRARVLAKQASNAAASTITNIPQAARWAAEAVTLTEAAAPALRRAGLYALAWTRAMSGQPLKDLCALSRATSDVDAYIAVTPERVAGQRHVWRGEIPAGRAILERLLALADERGEVESYALMRLHLCELHLRVGEWDAAGALLSEWAESADRELMFRPKYERCRALLAVGRGDAAETSEWAGLTIARGRETGCRWDEFEGLRASAIGMLLNHDPGGAAEQLSEVWESCAAEGVAEPGVFPVAPDLVQALVDIGAVDRAADVVSRLRAFAAANAHPWASVTEQRGSSLVELADADGDHRGAADRLGAAAAEYDRLGLRFDAARCLLSLGRAQRRLRQWGSARAALEQAATIFDGIGSTGWAGDARAERDRTAARGSTAAGLLTPSERRTAERAAEGMSNKEIARELGVTVHTVEVHLSRVYAKLAVASRGRLAARLRLPDADQPDPAEPG, from the coding sequence GTGGTCGGCCGTGACGGCGAGCTTGCCGCCGTCCACGACGCCCTTCTCGGCGAGGGGGGAGCGCGTGCGCTGGTCCTTTCCGGGCCGCCCGGAATCGGCAAGACGACGATGTATGAGGCCGCGATCCGGATCGCCGGTGCCGGCAACCACCGGGTGCTGTCCACCGGCGGCAGCAGCACCGAGGCGCCGCGCCCGTTCTCGGCGCTGATCGAGCTCTGCGACGACATCGACGGAGACGAGCTCGCCCGCCTGCCCGATGTTCAACGGCTCGCGCTCGAGGTGGCGCTGCTGCGGCGCACTCATGACGCCGAGCCACCCGATCCCCGGGCCATCGCGCTCGGTTTTCGGGCGGTCGTTCAGAATGCTTGCGAGTCCGCGCCGATGCTGATCGCCATCGACGACGTCCAATGGATAGACCCGTCCTCGCTCGACGTGCTGAGCTTCCTCGCCCGGCGGCTCAGGCACGAGCAGGTGTGCTTCGTCATGACCAGGAGCTCCGAGGCACCAGTAACGATCGAGCGGTCGTTCGCGAGCGACGCCGTGCAGTTGTTGGCGGTCGGGCCGCTGAGCTTCGGTGCGGTGCGCCGGTTGCTGCTCGACCGTCTCGGGCTCAGCCTTCCGCGCTCGGTGCTGCACCGCATGGTCGACGTCACCGGTGGCAACCCGCTGTTCCTGCTCGAGCTGGGCCGGGAGCTGCTCGCCCTCGAGACTCCGCCCAGCGTCGACAACCTGCCGATCCCGGCCCGGATCGAGGAGCTGCTCGAGCGGCGGGTCGACGAGCTGCCACCGGGTGCGCGGCGGGCGCTCATGCTCCTCGCGTTGTGCCCTGACCTCGGCCTCGACGGCCTGGCGCAGCTGGTCGGACCGGACCCGCTCGACGACATCGTCGACCTCCGTCTCGTGCAGGTCGACGGCCATCGCGTCCGTCCCACCCATCCGCTGCTCGGTGCGGCCGCGGTTCGCGATGCCGGGCAGCGGGTTCGCCGCGAGCTGCATCTCTCGCTCGCCGCCACGATCACCGACCCCGAGCAGCAAGCGATGCATCTCGCGCTGGCGAGTACGACGACCGACCACGAGCTGTCCGGGACCCTGGCCCGGTCGGCTGCACGAGCCTCCGCGCGCGGGGCCAGGCAGCAGGCGGCGGAGCTTGCCGGGCATGCGCTTCGGCTCACGCCGCCGCAGTCGGCGTACCGCAGCGAGCGGGTGCTTGCATTCGCGGAGTGCCTCGAGACCGCGGGTGAGATGCAGCGCATGACCGATGTCCTCACCGCAGAGATGGATGCGCTGCCGCCGGGACCCGAGCGGGCGCGCGCGTGGCTGATGCTGGCCGAGGGCCCGGGGTCGCGCAGTCTCGCCGACCTGGCGGAGATGCGCCGGCTCGCGCTGGCCGAGGCACCCGACGACGCGGTCGTGCGCGCACGCGTGTTGGCGAAGCAGGCGTCGAACGCCGCCGCGAGCACGATCACGAACATCCCGCAGGCTGCGAGGTGGGCGGCGGAAGCGGTCACCCTGACCGAAGCCGCGGCGCCGGCGCTGCGGCGCGCCGGGCTCTACGCCCTTGCCTGGACGAGGGCGATGAGCGGCCAACCGCTCAAGGACCTCTGCGCGCTGTCGCGCGCGACCTCTGACGTGGACGCCTACATCGCGGTCACCCCGGAGCGGGTGGCCGGCCAGCGACACGTCTGGCGCGGCGAGATCCCTGCCGGCCGCGCCATTCTCGAGCGCCTGCTCGCGCTTGCCGACGAGCGCGGCGAGGTCGAGTCCTACGCGCTCATGCGCCTGCACCTGTGCGAGCTGCACCTCCGGGTTGGGGAGTGGGACGCCGCGGGTGCGCTGCTGAGCGAGTGGGCCGAGTCGGCGGACCGCGAGCTGATGTTCCGTCCGAAGTACGAGCGATGCCGCGCGCTTCTTGCGGTCGGCCGGGGGGACGCGGCCGAGACCAGCGAGTGGGCGGGACTGACAATCGCGCGCGGCCGGGAGACCGGATGCCGCTGGGACGAGTTCGAAGGGCTACGGGCATCCGCGATCGGGATGCTGCTGAACCACGACCCGGGCGGCGCCGCGGAGCAGTTGAGCGAGGTGTGGGAGTCCTGTGCGGCTGAGGGGGTCGCCGAACCGGGCGTGTTCCCGGTTGCTCCCGACCTCGTGCAGGCGCTGGTCGACATCGGCGCGGTCGATCGGGCGGCAGACGTCGTTAGCCGGTTGCGGGCCTTCGCGGCGGCCAATGCTCACCCCTGGGCGTCGGTCACGGAGCAACGCGGTTCGAGCCTGGTGGAGCTGGCCGACGCCGACGGCGATCATCGCGGCGCCGCAGACCGACTCGGAGCCGCAGCCGCCGAGTACGACCGCCTCGGCTTGCGCTTCGACGCTGCCCGCTGCCTGCTCAGCCTCGGCCGGGCGCAGCGTCGGCTCCGCCAGTGGGGGTCGGCGCGGGCCGCGCTCGAGCAGGCCGCGACGATCTTCGACGGGATCGGGTCGACCGGATGGGCCGGCGACGCCCGCGCCGAGCGCGATCGGACCGCCGCTCGAGGGAGCACCGCCGCCGGTCTGCTGACGCCGTCGGAACGGCGTACCGCTGAACGCGCCGCCGAGGGGATGTCCAACAAGGAGATCGCGCGCGAGCTCGGCGTCACGGTACACACCGTGGAGGTGCACCTCTCGCGTGTCTACGCCAAGCTCGCAGTGGCATCCCGCGGGCGGCTGGCCGCTCGGCTGCGCTTGCCCGATGCTGATCAGCCGGACCCGGCCGAGCCAGGCTGA
- a CDS encoding protease pro-enzyme activation domain-containing protein, whose amino-acid sequence MSGSIWGHFMHTRVLLRRTHVLVIASAAVAIAGTLVLPTFTSAAAATYRPAVASVPHPVSDGAARDLGAYTPAQTIRLAVGLQLPHPAAEQQFLAAVQDKSSPQFHRFLSEPAWTARFGPSPAAQQAVVSWAQQAGLTVTHLYPNRLVVDLSGTVGTIEKALSVQINNYRLNGKTFFANAQAPAVPASLTGFVESIQGLSSLQTMFPASPTAHEPASPAYVPGPVVSNGAHASANGSRSALKHAMRASRGMTPNITDGAYDPTDLYSSQAYDFTALAGESDCCNPLGNSGNSPAQTSIAIATFGSQQTSDMVGFHDQYPYLAYAFQEKNIDGSPACCDAEGTMDLEWATAMANSFGASQNTSKVYLYDGANFNDATFTDIYNDMVSDNVARVFSTSWSCTENFGCNSSEMSTRDAIFSEMVGQGWTLVAATGDRGAFDDCSHLSVSFPASDPNVVGAGGTELSLSSSSKYVSESAWSGGPDGCGSNDGGSGGGCSAVYSAPSYQSNEPCGSGSRAVPDLSLNADWYHTPQNFYFDGSLSGNGGTSIVAPELAGFFAQEDSYLLSEGSICGSGSSPCAPMGNANYPIYESGIDGAPHNPYYDITSGCNSNDVGTGYCAGTGFDLVTGWGSANMLQLAWAMNWHLFADDGRPDVTFTGPTAGVWYRTDQTIGIDVADTGGGFPASGVAGFSDAWDADPGDPASEATPGSGNPFYAGPEFVKETSASLDLASEGQGCNTVDVEAWDNMGLQSGDQTDGPLCYDSVPPSITKAPSLSIQSNVHLGSSVPVTVRWHATDATSGVNHYTLYESKGGGSFTKYGVTTSSSLTLHLATGHKYRFKVSATDNAGNTSTTKAGKTYTLTRVQETSKSIAYSSGWKRHSLSGASGGHVKSAKHGGSTATFSFHGSQVAWVSTEGPKYGSAKVKIGSGKATKVSLHTSTAEAGWIVDVISTSSASHKLVISVLGTKGHPRVDVDAFIVLSD is encoded by the coding sequence ATGTCTGGCTCGATATGGGGGCACTTCATGCACACCCGGGTTCTGCTTCGACGCACGCACGTCCTGGTGATCGCATCGGCTGCGGTCGCCATCGCGGGAACACTCGTCCTGCCGACCTTCACCTCAGCCGCGGCCGCGACGTACCGGCCGGCGGTGGCGAGCGTGCCGCATCCGGTCAGCGACGGCGCGGCTCGAGACCTCGGGGCGTACACCCCGGCCCAGACCATCCGCCTCGCGGTCGGCTTGCAGCTGCCGCACCCGGCGGCGGAGCAGCAGTTCCTGGCCGCGGTCCAGGACAAGTCCTCGCCGCAGTTCCACCGGTTCCTGAGCGAGCCGGCGTGGACAGCTCGCTTCGGACCGAGCCCCGCGGCGCAGCAAGCGGTGGTGTCGTGGGCCCAGCAGGCCGGGCTCACCGTCACGCACCTGTACCCGAACCGTCTCGTCGTGGATCTGTCCGGCACCGTCGGGACGATCGAGAAGGCGCTGTCGGTCCAGATCAACAACTACCGGCTGAACGGAAAGACCTTCTTCGCCAACGCCCAGGCTCCGGCCGTGCCGGCATCGTTGACCGGCTTCGTGGAGTCGATCCAGGGGCTCAGCAGCCTGCAGACGATGTTCCCGGCGTCTCCGACCGCGCACGAGCCGGCCAGCCCGGCCTACGTTCCCGGTCCGGTCGTCTCCAACGGTGCGCACGCCAGCGCGAACGGCAGCCGGTCCGCTTTGAAGCACGCCATGCGCGCGTCGCGAGGCATGACTCCGAACATCACCGACGGCGCCTACGACCCGACCGATCTCTACAGCTCCCAGGCCTACGACTTCACCGCCCTTGCCGGAGAGAGCGACTGCTGCAACCCGCTGGGCAACTCGGGGAACTCGCCGGCGCAGACGTCGATCGCGATCGCGACCTTCGGCTCGCAACAGACGAGCGACATGGTCGGGTTCCACGACCAGTACCCCTACCTGGCATACGCCTTCCAGGAGAAGAACATCGACGGCTCGCCCGCGTGCTGTGACGCCGAGGGAACGATGGACTTGGAGTGGGCTACGGCGATGGCCAACAGCTTCGGCGCGTCGCAGAACACGTCGAAGGTCTATCTGTACGACGGCGCAAACTTCAACGACGCCACCTTCACCGACATCTACAACGACATGGTGAGCGACAATGTCGCGAGGGTGTTCAGCACGAGCTGGTCGTGCACGGAGAACTTCGGCTGTAACTCGTCCGAGATGTCGACGCGAGATGCGATCTTCAGCGAGATGGTCGGCCAGGGCTGGACGCTCGTGGCGGCTACCGGAGACCGTGGCGCCTTCGACGACTGCTCCCACCTGTCAGTGAGCTTCCCGGCCTCGGACCCGAACGTCGTCGGTGCCGGTGGGACCGAGCTGAGCCTGAGCTCGAGCTCGAAGTATGTGAGCGAATCGGCGTGGAGCGGGGGCCCGGACGGATGCGGGTCCAACGACGGCGGCTCCGGCGGCGGCTGCAGTGCGGTGTACAGCGCGCCGTCGTACCAGAGCAACGAGCCGTGCGGAAGCGGGTCGCGCGCCGTGCCCGACCTCTCGTTGAACGCGGACTGGTACCACACCCCCCAGAACTTCTACTTCGACGGATCGCTGAGCGGCAACGGTGGCACCAGCATCGTTGCGCCGGAGCTGGCCGGCTTCTTCGCACAGGAGGACTCCTATCTCCTGAGCGAAGGCAGCATCTGTGGGTCCGGCTCGTCGCCCTGCGCGCCGATGGGCAATGCCAACTACCCGATCTACGAGTCGGGGATCGATGGCGCGCCGCACAACCCGTACTACGACATCACGTCGGGCTGCAACTCCAACGACGTCGGCACGGGGTACTGCGCCGGCACCGGCTTCGACCTGGTGACGGGGTGGGGCTCGGCCAACATGCTCCAGCTCGCCTGGGCGATGAACTGGCATCTGTTCGCCGACGACGGCCGGCCCGACGTCACCTTCACCGGCCCGACGGCGGGTGTGTGGTACCGCACCGACCAGACGATCGGGATAGATGTCGCTGATACCGGTGGCGGCTTCCCGGCGAGCGGTGTCGCTGGCTTCAGCGATGCGTGGGACGCCGATCCCGGTGATCCCGCGAGTGAGGCGACTCCTGGCTCGGGCAACCCCTTCTACGCGGGTCCCGAGTTCGTCAAGGAAACGTCCGCCTCCCTCGACCTGGCTTCTGAGGGGCAGGGCTGCAACACCGTCGACGTCGAGGCATGGGACAACATGGGGCTGCAGTCCGGCGACCAGACCGACGGACCACTGTGTTACGACAGCGTCCCACCGTCGATCACCAAGGCGCCGAGCCTGAGCATCCAGAGCAACGTCCATCTCGGGTCGAGCGTCCCGGTCACGGTGCGCTGGCATGCGACAGACGCGACCAGCGGGGTGAACCACTACACGCTCTACGAGAGCAAGGGCGGCGGCTCGTTCACCAAGTACGGCGTCACAACATCGTCGTCATTGACGTTGCACCTGGCTACGGGTCACAAGTACCGGTTCAAGGTGTCGGCGACGGACAACGCCGGCAACACCAGTACTACCAAGGCCGGCAAGACCTACACGCTGACCCGCGTGCAGGAGACGTCCAAGTCGATCGCCTACTCCTCGGGCTGGAAGCGGCACTCGCTGTCCGGCGCCAGCGGAGGTCACGTGAAGTCCGCGAAACACGGCGGCAGCACGGCGACCTTCTCCTTCCACGGGTCGCAGGTCGCCTGGGTGTCGACCGAGGGCCCGAAGTACGGGTCGGCGAAGGTCAAGATCGGCTCCGGAAAGGCGACCAAGGTCAGCCTGCACACATCGACCGCCGAGGCCGGATGGATCGTCGACGTCATCTCGACGTCGTCCGCCTCGCACAAGCTCGTGATCAGTGTGCTCGGCACGAAGGGACACCCGAGGGTCGACGTCGACGCGTTCATCGTCCTATCGGACTGA
- a CDS encoding prepilin-type N-terminal cleavage/methylation domain-containing protein produces the protein MHPPRRPTRNPEGGFSLIELLVVIIIIGILAAIAIPVYLHQISTSYDAQAKSDLHHGAIAEEDYMVSTGEFSTDIGTTAKYAVQYEKSDHVSAIKAYLTDDNGERVSGKTGSTGFCLTAQSDSGSWFAYESTLGGLQAGTFTSAAKGCPK, from the coding sequence ATGCATCCGCCGAGGCGCCCGACGAGGAATCCCGAGGGCGGGTTCTCGTTGATCGAGTTGCTGGTCGTCATCATCATCATCGGCATCCTCGCCGCGATCGCCATACCCGTCTATCTCCATCAGATCTCGACGAGCTACGACGCCCAGGCCAAGAGCGATCTGCACCATGGCGCGATTGCCGAGGAGGACTACATGGTGTCGACCGGCGAGTTCTCGACCGACATCGGCACGACGGCGAAGTACGCCGTGCAGTACGAGAAATCCGACCACGTCAGTGCCATCAAGGCGTATCTCACCGATGACAACGGCGAACGGGTCTCCGGCAAGACCGGCTCGACCGGCTTCTGCCTGACCGCCCAATCCGACTCGGGCTCGTGGTTCGCCTACGAGAGCACGCTCGGCGGCCTGCAGGCAGGCACCTTCACCTCGGCTGCCAAGGGCTGCCCGAAGTAG
- a CDS encoding CBS domain-containing protein, which yields MMRARRLTTASASPPEGPPAKPVRLSDVMTPDPVTLPVTASLSDAAQRMTSADVSAVIVLEAGTIRGVLTDGDIIVRTIVEGRHPARTKLGDICRRVAAVEQTATIAEADRLMRRQSAHQLPVTARGRPVGIVSAGRLAMASSVPACEDTAVSRLARYR from the coding sequence ATGATGCGCGCTCGGAGGCTGACGACGGCGTCTGCCTCGCCTCCCGAAGGGCCGCCGGCAAAGCCGGTGCGCCTCAGCGACGTCATGACGCCGGACCCGGTCACGCTCCCTGTCACGGCCTCACTTTCCGATGCGGCGCAACGAATGACATCAGCCGACGTAAGCGCCGTCATCGTGCTGGAGGCCGGCACCATCCGCGGTGTCCTGACAGATGGCGACATCATCGTGCGCACCATTGTGGAAGGACGCCACCCGGCCCGGACCAAGCTCGGCGACATCTGCCGCCGGGTCGCCGCGGTCGAGCAGACCGCGACGATCGCCGAAGCCGACCGGCTGATGCGCCGGCAGTCGGCACATCAGCTGCCCGTGACCGCCCGCGGCAGGCCGGTCGGGATCGTGTCGGCCGGCCGGCTCGCCATGGCGAGCTCGGTGCCGGCCTGTGAGGACACGGCCGTCAGCCGGCTCGCACGCTACCGCTGA
- a CDS encoding STAS domain-containing protein has product MSAWNEDLPFAEVAYDDTLLLQVRGEIDIANVAQLKGQLIRAVTGPWRTVALDLSEVAFLGVTGSHPIEEAATSCERSGRRLHIIRPQPQVRWLLERVGVAEAIVTDVQ; this is encoded by the coding sequence ATGAGTGCCTGGAACGAGGACCTTCCGTTCGCGGAAGTCGCGTACGACGACACACTCCTCCTGCAAGTGCGCGGCGAGATTGACATCGCCAACGTTGCGCAGCTCAAGGGCCAACTGATCCGAGCTGTCACCGGTCCGTGGCGGACGGTCGCGCTCGACCTCTCCGAGGTCGCGTTCTTGGGGGTGACCGGAAGCCATCCGATCGAAGAAGCCGCGACCAGCTGCGAACGTTCCGGCCGCCGGCTACACATCATCCGACCACAACCCCAGGTCCGCTGGCTTCTCGAACGAGTCGGCGTCGCCGAAGCCATCGTCACGGACGTGCAATGA
- a CDS encoding universal stress protein has protein sequence MSGHRAGAIVLAGIDGTRTSMRAGAYAVGLARRQRSCLVLAHVASRPNLAIEPSFVASGVTANDEAVADLWHEVGTEVDLASMEVEYVTGQGEVAAELARIACDLGAAAVVVGASEQLRHRWIGSVGARLVARRLWPVVVVP, from the coding sequence ATGTCTGGACATCGTGCCGGCGCCATAGTTCTCGCCGGCATCGACGGCACCCGAACCTCGATGCGTGCCGGCGCCTACGCCGTGGGCCTTGCGCGACGTCAACGCTCCTGCCTCGTGCTGGCGCACGTAGCGTCGCGGCCCAATCTGGCGATCGAACCCTCGTTTGTCGCGTCGGGCGTTACGGCGAACGACGAAGCGGTCGCTGACCTGTGGCACGAGGTGGGTACAGAGGTTGACCTGGCGAGCATGGAGGTGGAATACGTGACCGGCCAGGGCGAGGTGGCCGCCGAGCTTGCCCGGATCGCCTGTGATCTCGGTGCAGCGGCGGTCGTTGTTGGAGCGTCCGAGCAGCTGCGGCATCGGTGGATCGGTTCGGTCGGCGCCCGGCTGGTCGCCCGGCGATTGTGGCCCGTGGTGGTCGTTCCCTAG
- a CDS encoding SCO family protein, which translates to MTRTRLAGPIIALAVTGALLAGCAGTTSSGRIPAPSARIGAQADGALPTDLATMPLTEANGTTTTLAAFRGKAVMIADFMTLCTDICPLISANTAATARALAAQGAQSQTALLEITLDPHRDTLHRLRAYQKLYGAEPSNWILLRASPPDTHRLWHYFGVYDRRVKEGTPADTDWLTGKPLTYDIVHSDDLIYLDREGRERYVIDGSPDTQGLAPPRRLARFLGSQGQAALMHPNPSLDWTVPDALRVFSWLLDRRIVASGAP; encoded by the coding sequence ATGACTCGCACCCGGCTGGCCGGCCCGATCATCGCCCTCGCCGTGACGGGGGCGCTGCTGGCCGGATGCGCGGGCACGACCTCCTCCGGCCGGATACCGGCACCGTCGGCGCGGATCGGCGCGCAGGCCGATGGAGCGCTGCCCACCGACCTAGCCACCATGCCACTGACCGAAGCCAACGGCACGACCACAACCCTCGCCGCCTTTCGTGGCAAGGCGGTCATGATCGCGGACTTCATGACCCTGTGCACCGACATCTGCCCACTGATTTCCGCGAACACTGCGGCCACGGCCCGAGCCCTCGCTGCCCAGGGTGCCCAGTCGCAGACGGCGCTGCTCGAGATCACGCTCGACCCGCACCGCGACACGCTGCACCGGCTACGCGCGTACCAGAAGCTGTACGGCGCCGAGCCGAGCAACTGGATCCTGCTGCGAGCGAGCCCTCCCGACACGCACCGGCTCTGGCACTACTTCGGCGTCTACGACCGCCGGGTCAAGGAGGGAACGCCCGCCGACACCGACTGGCTCACGGGCAAGCCGTTGACCTACGACATCGTGCACTCCGACGACCTGATCTACCTCGATCGCGAAGGTCGCGAGCGGTACGTCATCGACGGGAGCCCCGACACCCAGGGCCTGGCGCCACCTCGTCGCCTTGCACGTTTCCTCGGCTCCCAGGGACAGGCCGCGCTCATGCACCCCAACCCATCCCTCGACTGGACCGTCCCCGACGCGCTACGAGTCTTCAGCTGGCTGCTCGACCGGCGAATCGTCGCGAGCGGCGCGCCTTAG
- a CDS encoding chloride channel protein, with amino-acid sequence MSTPSRRFAPGALPVPQDWRRIASDWLRGSATGLVPLALVVGAGAGAGAVLFRYLILWVTELATGRRDYSDAGHVSSPHLPGLGIYFVLLVPVIGGLIYGPLIDRFAKEARGHGVPEVMLAVAERGGRIGPGVAIVKSLASALCIGTGGSVGREGPIVQIGSALGSTIGQRLRLPESRLRLMVACGAAGGISATFNAPIAGVFFGLELILQDFAAESFGVVVLSSVTADVIGRAAFGSRAFLALPAFSLASGWDYLLYALLGLVAAFVGVAFIKVLYGMEDLFDRWWPGPVWLRPATGGLLLGALLLALPEMYGVGYPVLEAGVRGHYHGGFLLVLMAGKLLAVSLTIAIGGSGGVFAPSLFMGAMLGTAFGDLAHGLFPGTSGPAGAYGLIGMGAVFAGAARAPITAVLIIFELTGDYRIVLPLMVAIVLAAGVSHLVSSDSIYTLKLRRRGIDIMRGRAANIMTLLRVRDAMQPVPHPLSQDATLADVIGSLDAASTDALPVVDGSGIYRGSVTTAEIEAAARDNSLDATAGDLAILTPTIHPDQTLEDALKLLVANDRSGLPVVSRGGQGVEGWLTHRDVLRAYNEHLHAGVSSIEAASQASTAPPEPGSEPIALPEPQLRGFRIVDLLLDRDTPPVGQSVAAVAWPAGSLLLGVRRAVESLTVEPDTVLARGDRLTVLVKADQVGDLSSIISSPAPPAAPPAQPRRRSKNPQPPSGAAR; translated from the coding sequence GTGAGCACCCCCAGCCGGAGGTTCGCGCCCGGAGCTCTGCCGGTGCCGCAGGACTGGCGACGGATCGCCTCGGACTGGCTGCGCGGATCGGCGACAGGACTGGTCCCGCTCGCGCTCGTCGTGGGGGCCGGCGCGGGCGCCGGTGCGGTCCTCTTTCGCTACCTCATCCTGTGGGTGACCGAGCTCGCCACCGGCCGGCGCGACTACAGCGATGCCGGCCACGTGAGCAGCCCGCACCTGCCCGGTCTCGGGATCTACTTCGTGCTGCTGGTGCCCGTGATCGGCGGCCTGATCTACGGACCGCTGATCGACCGGTTCGCCAAGGAGGCACGCGGCCACGGTGTCCCCGAGGTGATGCTCGCGGTGGCCGAACGCGGCGGTCGGATCGGCCCGGGCGTTGCCATCGTGAAATCGCTCGCCTCGGCACTGTGCATCGGCACCGGAGGATCGGTCGGCCGCGAAGGCCCGATCGTGCAGATCGGCTCCGCGCTGGGCTCGACAATCGGGCAGCGACTCCGGCTGCCTGAATCACGACTCCGGTTGATGGTGGCGTGTGGCGCCGCCGGCGGCATCTCGGCCACCTTCAACGCCCCGATCGCGGGGGTGTTCTTCGGGCTCGAACTGATCCTGCAGGACTTCGCCGCTGAGTCCTTCGGGGTCGTCGTGCTGTCCTCGGTCACCGCCGACGTGATCGGCCGAGCGGCCTTCGGCAGCCGGGCGTTCCTCGCACTGCCCGCGTTCAGCCTCGCCTCGGGCTGGGACTACCTGCTCTACGCGCTCCTCGGGCTGGTGGCCGCCTTCGTCGGCGTCGCCTTCATCAAGGTTCTCTACGGGATGGAGGACCTGTTCGACCGCTGGTGGCCAGGCCCGGTATGGCTCCGTCCGGCGACCGGTGGGCTGCTCCTCGGCGCACTGCTGCTCGCCCTGCCCGAGATGTACGGCGTCGGCTACCCCGTCCTAGAAGCCGGCGTCCGCGGGCACTACCACGGCGGCTTCCTGCTCGTGCTGATGGCCGGCAAGCTGCTCGCGGTCAGCCTCACGATCGCCATCGGAGGCTCGGGTGGCGTCTTCGCACCCTCGCTGTTCATGGGCGCCATGCTCGGCACCGCGTTCGGCGATCTGGCGCACGGCTTGTTCCCCGGAACGTCCGGTCCGGCGGGGGCGTACGGCCTGATCGGGATGGGCGCGGTCTTCGCGGGTGCAGCCAGGGCGCCGATCACCGCCGTACTGATCATCTTCGAGCTGACCGGCGACTACCGCATCGTGTTGCCGCTGATGGTGGCGATCGTCCTCGCGGCGGGGGTCAGCCACCTGGTCAGCTCCGACAGCATCTACACCCTCAAGCTGCGACGACGTGGCATCGACATCATGCGCGGGCGGGCGGCCAACATCATGACCCTCCTGCGGGTTCGGGATGCGATGCAGCCGGTGCCGCACCCGCTTTCCCAAGACGCCACGCTCGCTGACGTTATCGGGAGCCTCGACGCCGCCAGCACCGACGCCCTGCCGGTTGTCGACGGGTCCGGGATCTACCGCGGGAGCGTCACGACCGCCGAGATCGAGGCCGCGGCTCGGGACAACAGCCTGGACGCGACCGCCGGCGATCTCGCGATCCTCACCCCGACGATCCATCCCGACCAGACCCTCGAAGACGCCCTCAAACTGCTCGTCGCCAACGACCGTTCAGGCCTGCCCGTCGTCTCGCGCGGGGGACAAGGGGTCGAGGGTTGGCTCACCCATCGCGACGTGCTCCGCGCGTACAACGAGCACCTGCATGCCGGCGTCTCGAGCATCGAAGCCGCGTCGCAGGCGAGCACGGCACCGCCGGAGCCAGGCTCGGAGCCGATCGCACTCCCTGAGCCACAACTTCGGGGCTTCCGCATCGTCGACTTGCTTCTCGACCGCGACACTCCACCCGTCGGGCAGAGCGTCGCGGCGGTCGCATGGCCGGCCGGCAGCCTCCTGCTTGGGGTTCGGCGCGCGGTTGAGAGCCTCACCGTCGAGCCCGACACCGTGCTCGCGCGCGGCGATCGGCTCACCGTGCTCGTGAAGGCGGACCAGGTCGGCGACCTCTCCTCGATCATCAGCTCGCCCGCGCCGCCCGCGGCCCCGCCGGCCCAACCACGTCGGCGATCGAAGAACCCGCAACCGCCCTCCGGCGCAGCCCGATGA